A window of Malania oleifera isolate guangnan ecotype guangnan chromosome 5, ASM2987363v1, whole genome shotgun sequence contains these coding sequences:
- the LOC131156366 gene encoding uncharacterized protein LOC131156366 — MGKVVEKKKKKKGRPSLLDLQKRSLRQQQQQQEENLHTNNKPNSNPYSNPNYRATSLSSRRSTRRNPNPDPPDPHDAEDDDESTGGKRREKKLKFVLRLQRSSTNSASLNSGSGASDSNPEEEVAATNHKKRKINAIGGGSDHGNTEKGEKPIHGTNPTSTHQGTQLDSGPSTPLPDKKLLVFVLDRLQKKDTYGVFSEPVDPKELPDYHDVIEHPMDFATVRKKLSGGAYANLEQFEKDIFLICSNAMQYNAPDTIYFRQARSIQELAKKNFENLRQDSDDNEPEQEPKIVRRGRPPTKNLKKPLGRPALERVGSEFSSDTTLATGGENSSLPHYDLRKGPLLDKSGPADSSGRGFHGSRNSDAFTNWLAEQKSERHDDFTGSMLKGNLVKHGKKQLVLDENRRNTYKQYLPSAGGPESSVLTTFDGEKKQLMAVGLHSEFGYARSLGRFAASLGPVAWKIASKKIERSLPAGVKFGPGWVGESEAMPQRLPPLPSAPLVQPSPSQPGNSYSSTQTSTVESKGNESLEGLEGDESSKNDMPSTLPVPDGHSSKVFPSSAAAPSTPIVGHRPSNLSAESEEAVRGFNSYAGLNVGSARPWPPSQIHQMNPVVRPGMNGFNGTFGFNFPAQMGKLIGAARPPGFNLQSSPTPDMMSRTNSNPVHVMTAANGLSSQEPNLPETSSTINSSSSLPNSGREGFTAQRAGFHPRPSWQGSSTQQKPDSVPPDLNVIFQSQGSPSSSRVDSTHPDLALQL, encoded by the exons atgggtaAGGTagtggagaagaagaagaagaagaaaggacgACCTTCTCTGTTGGATCTCCAAAAGCGCAGTCTCAGACAACAACAGCAGCAGCAAGAAGAAAACCTACACACCAACAACAAACCCAATTCCAATCCCTATTCAAACCCTAATTACAGAGCTACCTCTCTATCCTCCCGCCGATCCACTCGCCGGAACCCTAACCCCGACCCCCCCGACCCCCATGACGCTGAAGATGACGACGAATCCACCGGTGGCAAGCGCCGGGAGAAGAAGCTCAAGTTCGTCCTCCGACTCCAGAGATCCTCCACCAATTCGGCCTCTCTTAATTCCGGTTCTGGCGCTTCCGATTCGAACCCGGAGGAAGAAGTGGCCGCCACGAATCACAAGAAGCGCAAGATCAATGCGATTGGCGGCGGATCTGATCATGGAAACACCGAAAAG GGAGAAAAGCCTATTCATGGTACAAACCCCACAAGTACCCACCAAG GGACCCAGCTGGATTCTGGACCCTCAACACCTTTACCGGATAAAAAGTTGTTGGTGTTCGTTCTGGACAGGCTTCAAAA GAAGGACACCTATGGCGTGTTTTCAGAACCAGTGGACCcaaaagag CTTCCAGACTACCACGATGTCATAGAGCACCCTATGGATTTTGCAACTGTCAGGAAGAAACTTTCTGGTGGAGCTTATGCTAACTTGGAACAGTTTGAG AAAGATATTTTCTTAATTTGTTCAAATGCTATGCAATATAATGCCCCCGACACAATATATTTCCGGCAG GCACGATCCATACAAGAACTAGcaaaaaagaattttgaaaatctaaggcAAGATAGTGATGATAATGAACCAGAACAAGAACCCAAAATAGTAAGGAGAGGCAGACCACCAACGAAGAACCTAAAGAAACCCTTGGGCAGGCCTGCCTTGGAGCGGGTGGGCTCGGAGTTCTCATCTGACACAACCCTGGCTACTGGGGGAGAAAACTCTTCTTTACCCCACTATGATCTGAGAAAAGGACCTTTGTTAGACAAGAGTGGTCCTGCTGATTCATCAGGACGAGGCTTCCACGGGTCTCGCAACAGTGATGCTTTTACCAattggttggctgaacaaaaatCAGAGAGGCATGATGATTTCACAG GCTCCATGTTGAAGGGAAATTTAGTGAAGCATGGAAAGAAACAACTAGTTCTTGACGAGAACAGGCGTAACACGTACAAGCAATATCTTCCATCTGCTGGTGGACCGGAGTCATCTGTGCTGACCACATTTGATGGAGAGAAAAAGCAGTTGATGGCT GTGGGGCTTCACTCAGAATTTGGTTATGCAAGAAGCCTAGGTCGTTTTGCTGCATCTCTGGGACCTGTTGCTTGGAAAATTGCTTCAAAGAAGATTGAAAGGTCCTTGCCTGCGGGAGTCAAGTTTGGGCCTGGATGGGTTGGAGAAAGTGAAGCCATGCCTCAGAGGTTGCCACCCCTACCATCAGCCCCTTTGGTTCAGCCATCGCCATCTCAGCCTGGAAATTCATACTCTTCAACTCAAACTTCCACTGTAGAATCAAAAGGAAATGAATCATTAGAGGGGCTTGAAGGAGATGAATCATCTAAAAATGATATGCCTTCCACCCTTCCAGTACCAGATGGTCATTCCAGCAAGGTTTTCCCTTCATCTGCTGCTGCCCCCTCCACACCCATTGTTGGACATAGACCTTCCAATCTCAGTGCTGAAAGTGAAGAAGCTGTTCGAGGATTTAATTCCTATGCTGGGTTAAATGTTGGGTCAGCGAGGCCCTGGCCTCCCTCCCAGATTCATCAGATGAATCCAGTAGTTCGCCCTGGCATGAATGGCTTTAATGGTACTTTTGGGTTTAATTTTCCTGCTCAAATGGGGAAACTCATTGGGGCAGCCCGTCCACCAGGGTTCAACCTGCAGTCTTCTCCGACACCTGACATGATGTCCAGAACCAACTCTAACCCTGTCCATGTGATGACTGCTGCTAACGGTTTGAGTTCACAAGAACCGAATTTGCCAGAAACTTCAAGTACAATTAATTCAAGTAGTTCTTTGCCAAATTCGGGGCGTGAAGGATTCACAGCCCAAAGAGCAGGGTTCCATCCACGCCCATCGTGGCAGGGATCATCAACCCAACAGAAACCAGATTCTGTTCCACCAGATTTGAACGTCATATTTCAGTCGCAAGGGTCTCCTAGTTCGAGTCGGGTTGATTCAACACACCCAGATTTAGCATTGCAGCTCTGA